From a single Candidatus Melainabacteria bacterium genomic region:
- a CDS encoding tetratricopeptide repeat protein codes for MIDTQQNSEYYVRRSCAFGVLGEPERTIADCDKALTLNPSSAVAYFNKGRAHYELDQCEHALASFTSAIRINPEFSQAYNARGVVYAQLQQDKLALSDFDEAIRLEPTTSLAYANRANLYFRQNRLERALRDMNHAVRITHSTQAHSTRAVILNRLNLHDQALDDCDRAIELDPVNYDAYFERGRSFMHLQRFDDAIEDLSFYIEHNPKSANGYFIRSYAYRCMKKARECQQDLATAISLNPSLSNLLMIN; via the coding sequence GTGATTGATACACAACAAAATTCCGAATATTATGTCAGAAGAAGCTGCGCGTTCGGGGTTCTTGGCGAACCGGAGCGCACCATTGCCGACTGCGACAAGGCACTGACACTCAATCCTAGCAGTGCAGTCGCGTACTTCAACAAAGGTAGAGCACATTACGAACTTGATCAGTGCGAGCACGCACTTGCAAGTTTCACCTCCGCCATTCGAATCAACCCTGAGTTCAGTCAAGCTTATAACGCACGTGGCGTTGTTTACGCACAATTGCAACAAGACAAACTGGCGCTGAGTGATTTCGACGAAGCCATAAGACTCGAGCCAACCACATCATTGGCATATGCAAACCGGGCCAACTTATATTTCCGTCAGAACAGACTTGAACGAGCGTTGCGCGACATGAACCACGCGGTCCGGATCACACACTCGACACAAGCACACTCAACGAGAGCGGTAATTCTCAATCGACTTAATCTACACGATCAGGCTCTGGATGACTGCGATCGCGCTATCGAACTGGACCCCGTTAACTACGATGCATATTTCGAACGTGGACGCTCATTTATGCACCTGCAAAGATTCGATGACGCAATTGAAGATCTGAGTTTCTACATTGAACACAATCCGAAAAGCGCCAATGGCTACTTCATCAGATCATACGCATACAGATGCATGAAGAAGGCGCGAGAATGCCAGCAAGATCTCGCAACGGCGATCAGCCTCAATCCCTCACTTTCAAATCTGTTGATGATCAATTAG